GATCTCGGTCTGGCGCACCTCGACCTCGGCGATCAGGGGATCGTTGCGCACGATCTCCAGCACCTCGCCCCCGGCATCGACGAAGCTGCCCAGATCGGCCAGCACATTGCTGACGGTGCCGGTGATCGGCGCGGGCAGCCGGGTGTTCTGCAGTTCCAGCTCGGCCGCGCGCAGGTCGGCGCGGGCCGATTCCAGCTGGGCGAAGCGCGACTGCACCTCGGCCTCCGAGGTGACGCCCCGCTCGCGCAGCTGGCGCGCGGCCTCGTAGTCGCGCTCGGCCGATCCGACGGCGGCCTCGGCCCGGGCCACCCCGGCCTCGCGATCGTCGGCCGACAGCAGCGCCAGCTGGTCCCCCGCCTGCGCCTGATGGCCCTGGCGCACGACCTCCTCGACGATGCCGGCGGTGCGGGCGCGCAGGATCGAGGTCTGGTCGGGCACGACATTGCCGAACAGCACCGTGCGGGGGCGGATCACCTCGGCGGTGCTGAGGCTGGCCGCGACATTGGGAACGGGCACCTCGAGGGGGGCTGCCTCCTCGGGGGGCTGGCGGTTCAGCATGCCGCCGCCGATCCAGAAGGCCAGAAAGCCCAGGATCGCCAGAAAGACGAAGGTCGAGGAGGACAGTATGCGCGCCATTCTCATCCTGACGGTGGGTTCGGATCCGGGCCGGTCCCGGAGTTGGTCCATAGATGATTGCTGCGCTGCGGCAGGTCAACCGTGCCGGTTGCGGCATGGCGTCCGGCGCGGTCACATGATGGTGGCCCGTGACAGATTCGAACTGCCGACCGGCCCGGTGTAAACTACGAGCCCCCTCGCCAACTTACTGTAATCCTTCAAATGGAGCAACAAAAGTTGAACCAGAAAGTCCAACAATACATACCTAGACACGGTGATGCGGGTTCGGTGAACCGTGGAACGAATAGTCGTTGGGCAGCTCCTAGAACTCCGAATGCGCGCTGCCTCTGTTGCCCAATATTCCTACTGGACACGCTGTTCCCGTCGTGAGCGAGATGCGATGTGGCCCCAGCACTGCGGTATGGCAGCCAGCATTGATCAATGATGGATACATCCAGCCTTGTGGCGAACGTAGTTTCGATGATTTTTGGAAGAGTTGTTAATTGTGACGAAAGATAGCACGTGCGCCTGATCCTACATCCCGGGCCACCAAAGACTGCGACCTCCGCGTTACAGTCTTGGTGCTATGAAAATCGCGGTGTACTGGCAGAAAATGGGATCCACTACGCCACAGTGGACACGCCCCATGATCCGAAACATCAATGGTTAATGAAGGCGTTGAAGCAAGGCGATTTGAGCCGGCTGGAAGATGAAATCCAGCTGTTCCAGGCCGGCAACGCGCACACTCTGATCTTGTCCTGTGAAGGTGTCATGGTGAACCGGAGCCTGCTCGCGGCGCAGACATGGCATGCCTTCAGGACTATCCTCTCGGATTTCGACATCACGCTGTTCATGGTGCGCCGCGATCCTGAACGTTGGCTCGCGTCCCTATGGAAGCAACGCATCATCAATCCCGTGGCGCGTGGGAAGATTTTGGATGTGCCCGATTTTGAGGAGTTCAAGAACGACAAGGCGGTACGTCAGATGATCGACTTGCCCACCATGTCGTCTGTGATGCAGGCCGAAACGGGCGCCGACCGAACCGTAACTGCTGAAATGGGCCCGGCGATGCTGGCTGAGTTTCAAGCGGTCCTCGGTTTGCCCACCCACGTAAAAACCCAAACCCTGCCGATCGCAAACGAGGCTTTGCCGGATGCTTTCATCTCAGTCTATCGCCAGCTGGCGCGGCACGCTGAAGATGGATGGCTTCTCCGCTTGGCCTTCTTTAGTGTGTTTGCGACGATTGAGCCTACCAACAACATCATGATCGGAAACGTCGCGCGGCGATATGAAAGCGCCGAACCTCATGTTCGGGCACGGTCACTGGCTTGCCTTTTGGCTGCACTCGACGCAGTCGTGTTAACCCGAGAGAGCGACTTGAGGTTAGCTGGCGCAGTCCGGGAAATGTCGAAACCATGGTTTCGCAATTGCGAGAACTGCTAGATGGCAAGGTGGGCGACAAAGTAAACCGGTTCGCACAATTTTGATAAAACGGTAGGCAAAGCCTTATCCTTGCCTCTCTTTGAACTAAGGATATATCCCATGATG
Above is a window of Paracoccus liaowanqingii DNA encoding:
- a CDS encoding efflux RND transporter periplasmic adaptor subunit, encoding MARILSSSTFVFLAILGFLAFWIGGGMLNRQPPEEAAPLEVPVPNVAASLSTAEVIRPRTVLFGNVVPDQTSILRARTAGIVEEVVRQGHQAQAGDQLALLSADDREAGVARAEAAVGSAERDYEAARQLRERGVTSEAEVQSRFAQLESARADLRAAELELQNTRLPAPITGTVSNVLADLGSFVDAGGEVLEIVRNDPLIAEVEVRQTEITSIHLDQRADVTFQGGRQTEGRVRFIAPVATAETRTFRVEVEIPNPGNEIPAGLSAQISLPMDEIRAHRLSPALIRLDDAGRIGLFTVAEDGITLEFHPIDIVQARAEAIWVTGLDETARVVTISQGALIDGQQARISETPEAFRGVLGGGELPQVPDAAAPDDAAALLGAIE